DNA sequence from the Cohnella herbarum genome:
GTTTGAACCCCAGCTTATGGGCTTCCTTCACCCGTTGCTCGGCTCTGGATACCGCCCGGACTTCTCCCGTTAAGCCCACCTCGCCGAAGACGACGTCGAACGGCTTCGTCGGCGAATCCTTGAAGCTGGATGCCAAGCTTACCGCGGCAGCCAAATCCGCGGCCGGTTCATCCAGCTTGACCCCGCCCGCCACGTTCAGATAGGCGTCCTGATTTTGCAGGAACATCCCCATTCTCTTCTCGAGCACCGCAATGACGAGCGACATGCGATGGTGATCGAAACCCGAAGCCATCCGGCGCGGCGACGGAAAATGGGTCGGCGATATAAGCGCCTGCAATTCCACCAATACCGGTCTCGTTCCTTCCATGCTGGCCACGACGGTAGAACCGGAAACTCCCAGCGGCCTTTCCGATAAGAAGAGCTCGGACGGGTTCGTAACTTCCCGCAGACCATCCTCCGTCATATCGAAAATCCCGATTTCGTTCGTCGAGCCGAAACGATTTTTCACCGCGCGTAAAATACGATACGTATGATGCCGTTCTCCCTCGAAGTAAAGCACGCAATCGACCATGTGTTCCAGCAATCTCGGCCCGGCGATCGCGCCTTCCTTGGTAACGTGCCCGACTAAGACGGTTGCCACTCCGTTAATCTTCGATATTCTCATAAAATGAGCCGTGCATTCCCTTACTTGCGCCACGCTTCCCGGAGCGGAAGCGACTTCTGGCCGGTATACGGTTTGA
Encoded proteins:
- the radA gene encoding DNA repair protein RadA, which encodes MAKVKTKFACTQCGTESPKWMGKCPGCQEWNTMVEETETEIKAPVGRSELLRTKEKARAIIDIESGREPRISTGLSELNRVLGGGLVPGSLLLVGGDPGIGKSTLLLQASYSLSTQGLKVLYVSGEESVRQTKLRADRLGALNDRLYVLCETNLEVIEEAITEVEPDFLVIDSIQTVYRPEVASAPGSVAQVRECTAHFMRISKINGVATVLVGHVTKEGAIAGPRLLEHMVDCVLYFEGERHHTYRILRAVKNRFGSTNEIGIFDMTEDGLREVTNPSELFLSERPLGVSGSTVVASMEGTRPVLVELQALISPTHFPSPRRMASGFDHHRMSLVIAVLEKRMGMFLQNQDAYLNVAGGVKLDEPAADLAAAVSLASSFKDSPTKPFDVVFGEVGLTGEVRAVSRAEQRVKEAHKLGFKRVIMPEQSMKGWQAPKDITLIGVKTVAEALKAALE